In the genome of Desulfovibrio desulfuricans, one region contains:
- the nikA gene encoding nickel ABC transporter substrate-binding protein: MQKIGFLLAAIICCLNITACKSDEKSTAQAQRTEMVYASTKDIRIINPHLYSGEMAAQNMVFEPLVVNTPEGVKPCLAESWDISPDGRVYTFHLRKGVTFTDGAPFDAAAVKLNMDAIVANKPRHAWLDMVNEIESNEVVDAHTYRLVLKHPYYPTLVELGLVRPFRMLSPNCFINGQTKDGVSGYVGTGPWVLTEHKDKQYALFTANKNYWGVKPRLQAVRWRVMPDHQTIMLALQKGEIDLVFGADGDMLNMDAFNALQKEGKYATLISKPIASRAILLNAHQPVTKDRAVRMALQYAINKQAIVDGVLNGTESVANTLISPTVPYCDLGLTVRNYDPAKAAAMLDEAGWKLGPDGLRAKDGQKAIVRLYYNSQNAQERTLAEYVQSDLKKVGIEMKIIGEEKQAFLDRQRTGDFELQYSLSWGTPYDPQSYLSSWRIPAHGDYQAQVGMERKEWLDKAITQLMIEPDEAARKAMYKEILTYVHDEGVYVPISYSRTKAVHAKALQGVGFGVSQYEVPFEKMYFENTPAR; this comes from the coding sequence ATGCAAAAAATTGGATTTCTGTTGGCGGCCATCATCTGCTGCCTGAACATAACCGCCTGCAAAAGTGATGAAAAATCCACCGCGCAGGCCCAGCGCACCGAAATGGTTTACGCCAGCACCAAGGATATACGCATCATTAATCCCCACCTGTACTCTGGTGAGATGGCTGCGCAAAACATGGTTTTTGAGCCGCTGGTGGTGAACACTCCCGAGGGGGTCAAACCTTGCCTTGCCGAAAGTTGGGACATCTCGCCCGATGGCCGCGTGTACACATTCCATTTGCGTAAAGGTGTTACCTTTACCGATGGGGCTCCCTTTGACGCTGCCGCTGTAAAGTTGAACATGGATGCCATTGTTGCCAACAAGCCGCGCCACGCATGGCTTGATATGGTCAACGAAATTGAGAGCAACGAAGTAGTGGATGCGCACACCTACCGCCTTGTGCTCAAGCATCCGTACTATCCCACCCTGGTAGAGCTTGGGCTTGTGCGGCCGTTCCGCATGCTTTCGCCCAACTGCTTTATCAACGGCCAGACCAAGGACGGCGTTTCTGGCTATGTTGGCACTGGCCCTTGGGTGCTGACAGAACACAAAGACAAGCAATACGCGCTGTTTACGGCAAACAAAAACTACTGGGGTGTCAAGCCCAGGCTTCAGGCCGTGCGCTGGCGCGTCATGCCCGACCATCAGACCATCATGCTTGCTCTGCAAAAAGGCGAAATTGATCTTGTCTTTGGCGCAGATGGCGACATGCTGAACATGGACGCCTTCAATGCTCTGCAAAAAGAAGGCAAGTATGCCACACTTATCAGCAAGCCCATTGCATCGCGGGCCATTTTGCTCAATGCGCACCAGCCCGTTACAAAAGACCGTGCCGTGCGCATGGCTTTGCAATACGCCATTAACAAGCAGGCCATAGTAGACGGTGTGCTCAACGGCACGGAAAGCGTAGCCAATACGCTTATTTCTCCCACCGTGCCCTACTGCGACCTTGGCCTGACCGTGCGTAATTATGACCCAGCCAAAGCCGCTGCCATGCTTGATGAAGCTGGCTGGAAGCTCGGCCCTGATGGCCTGCGAGCCAAGGACGGGCAAAAGGCCATAGTGCGCCTGTACTACAATTCGCAAAACGCGCAGGAGCGCACTCTGGCGGAATATGTGCAGAGCGACCTGAAAAAGGTCGGCATTGAAATGAAGATCATCGGCGAAGAAAAACAGGCTTTTCTTGACCGCCAGCGTACGGGCGATTTTGAACTGCAATACTCGCTTTCGTGGGGAACGCCCTACGATCCGCAGTCATATCTTTCGTCGTGGCGCATACCCGCACACGGCGACTATCAGGCGCAGGTGGGTATGGAACGCAAGGAATGGCTGGATAAAGCCATCACTCAGCTCATGATCGAACCCGATGAAGCAGCCCGTAAGGCCATGTACAAGGAAATTTTGACCTACGTGCATGACGAGGGCGTGTATGTTCCCATTTCGTACTCTCGCACCAAGGCCGTGCACGCCAAGGCATTGCAGGGCGTTGGATTCGGCGTGTCGCAGTATGAAGTTCCGTTTGAAAAAATGTATTTCGAGAATACACCCGCCCGCTAG
- the opp1B gene encoding nickel/cobalt ABC transporter permease — MKAYILRRLLLTIPLLLGISFVSFIIIQLSPSDPAEVAVRVNEIVPTDEVLELTREQLGLNKPFLVRYADWMCAVAHGDLGRRYVDNKPVAQELARALPPTLWLALAATLFMAVCSVGMAFVCAMYEGRPVDYLLRGFIFSGTATPGFWAGLLLMWLFSVKLNWLPTSGMQGASSVILPAVTLSLTYISTYARLLRNSMVQNKQKNSVLYARARGLTRGMIWRHIFRNSLQSTLTGLGMSLPKLMAGTFVVETIFAWPGLGWLCVTAIFNRDFPVIQAYVLLMAVLFVGCNLLVDILCAAIDPRLRTREQI; from the coding sequence ATGAAAGCATACATACTGCGCCGCCTTCTGCTGACAATTCCGCTTTTGCTGGGAATTTCTTTTGTTTCATTTATCATTATCCAACTCAGCCCCAGCGATCCGGCTGAGGTAGCTGTTCGGGTTAACGAAATAGTGCCCACAGACGAAGTACTTGAGCTTACGCGCGAGCAGCTCGGCCTCAACAAACCCTTTTTAGTGCGCTATGCAGACTGGATGTGCGCCGTGGCCCACGGCGATCTGGGCAGACGCTATGTGGACAACAAGCCAGTTGCGCAGGAACTGGCACGGGCCTTGCCGCCCACCCTGTGGCTAGCACTTGCGGCAACCCTGTTCATGGCGGTATGCAGCGTGGGCATGGCCTTTGTGTGCGCCATGTATGAGGGCCGCCCAGTGGATTATCTGCTGCGCGGATTCATTTTTTCCGGCACGGCCACGCCAGGTTTTTGGGCGGGGCTGCTGCTCATGTGGCTGTTTTCCGTCAAGCTCAACTGGCTGCCCACCAGCGGCATGCAGGGTGCAAGTTCTGTTATTCTGCCCGCAGTAACGCTTTCGCTCACCTACATTTCCACCTATGCGCGGCTGTTGCGCAACAGCATGGTGCAGAACAAGCAGAAGAATTCCGTGCTCTATGCCCGGGCGCGGGGGCTTACACGCGGCATGATCTGGCGGCATATTTTTCGCAATTCCCTGCAATCCACACTCACTGGCCTTGGCATGTCGTTGCCCAAGCTCATGGCCGGAACCTTTGTGGTAGAAACCATTTTTGCCTGGCCCGGCCTTGGCTGGTTGTGCGTTACCGCCATTTTTAACCGCGATTTTCCCGTTATTCAGGCATATGTATTGCTGATGGCCGTACTATTTGTGGGCTGCAACCTGCTGGTAGACATTTTGTGCGCGGCCATTGATCCGCGTTTGCGCACGCGGGAGCAGATATGA
- a CDS encoding outer membrane homotrimeric porin: MRKKVLSLLAAAVLLPSLATTAHAVDFKTKGVWIMNFEYGGGGNFMERGRSTNGVAANHTTGWGRYNEDQFEAKSRVRLQLDAVASEALSGTVYFEIGRQYWGQAGNKSGAALGADGNVIKIKHSYLDWTMPETNVKVRMGIQRIFMPDFVTEASQAFDADTAGITVSAPVNEHLSLTGFWARAYNDNWAGAGNSPQNYLDNFDLFGFAAPLRFEGVNITPWGLVGAFGSNTFRKGNDFYGKNNDGAGALGVAPAVYALNNGKVGRQIANAYSTMFWAGLTGEAVAWNPFRLAWSFNYGQSDTGVETLNRKGWYGSLLAEYSMDWGIPGIYGWYTSGDDSNVKNGSERMPTIEANNESTNGLDSFGTLGTLTLGRDTLVGSTFVGTWGVGARVKDVSFLDKLKHTFHANLMGGTNSPTMAKYIKGQKDVDGYTMFRPDVTPGTMGDFNTANYYGLYLTSRDYAAEFGVTSTYQMYDNFKILVEANYIALWLDQSKDVWGAYTTTSGTRMGGVSTQDAWNVNVSFIYKF; the protein is encoded by the coding sequence ATGCGGAAAAAAGTTTTATCGCTTCTGGCTGCCGCAGTCTTGCTGCCTAGCCTTGCAACAACTGCGCATGCGGTTGATTTCAAGACCAAGGGCGTCTGGATAATGAATTTTGAATACGGTGGTGGCGGCAACTTTATGGAGCGCGGGCGCTCGACCAATGGGGTGGCGGCTAACCACACAACAGGTTGGGGCCGATATAATGAAGACCAGTTTGAGGCCAAGTCGCGCGTGCGCCTTCAGCTTGATGCCGTTGCCTCAGAAGCGCTTTCCGGCACCGTGTATTTTGAAATTGGCCGCCAATACTGGGGGCAGGCTGGCAACAAATCTGGCGCGGCCCTGGGTGCGGACGGTAACGTTATCAAGATCAAGCACAGCTACCTTGACTGGACCATGCCCGAAACCAACGTAAAGGTTCGCATGGGCATTCAGCGCATTTTTATGCCCGATTTCGTTACCGAAGCATCGCAAGCATTTGACGCCGACACCGCAGGCATAACGGTTTCTGCGCCTGTTAATGAGCACCTTTCACTCACAGGTTTTTGGGCGCGCGCCTACAACGACAACTGGGCCGGTGCGGGAAATTCGCCGCAGAATTATCTGGACAATTTTGATCTTTTTGGCTTTGCAGCCCCGCTGCGCTTTGAGGGTGTAAACATCACCCCTTGGGGTCTTGTGGGCGCTTTTGGCAGCAATACCTTTCGCAAAGGCAATGATTTTTACGGCAAAAACAACGACGGCGCAGGTGCGCTGGGTGTTGCCCCTGCCGTGTACGCCCTTAATAATGGCAAAGTGGGGCGGCAGATAGCCAACGCCTACTCAACCATGTTTTGGGCGGGGCTGACGGGCGAAGCCGTGGCCTGGAATCCCTTTCGTCTGGCGTGGAGCTTTAACTACGGGCAGTCTGACACCGGCGTGGAAACCCTGAACCGCAAGGGCTGGTATGGCTCGCTGCTGGCAGAATACAGCATGGACTGGGGTATTCCCGGTATTTACGGCTGGTACACGAGCGGCGACGACAGCAACGTGAAAAACGGTTCCGAACGCATGCCCACCATTGAAGCCAACAACGAGAGCACCAACGGGCTGGACAGCTTTGGTACGCTGGGCACACTCACCCTTGGCCGAGACACGTTGGTAGGTTCTACCTTTGTGGGAACCTGGGGCGTGGGCGCGCGAGTGAAGGACGTGAGCTTTCTCGACAAGCTCAAGCATACCTTCCATGCCAACCTTATGGGCGGCACCAACAGCCCCACCATGGCCAAGTACATCAAGGGGCAGAAGGATGTTGATGGCTACACCATGTTCCGCCCTGATGTTACCCCGGGCACAATGGGCGATTTCAACACAGCCAACTATTACGGCCTGTACCTGACCTCACGCGACTACGCTGCGGAATTTGGCGTTACCTCTACCTACCAGATGTACGACAACTTCAAAATTCTGGTGGAAGCCAACTACATTGCCCTGTGGCTTGACCAATCCAAGGACGTCTGGGGTGCTTACACCACCACAAGCGGTACGCGTATGGGCGGCGTAAGCACGCAGGACGCCTGGAACGTCAACGTGAGCTTTATCTACAAGTTCTAG
- a CDS encoding DEAD/DEAH box helicase, translated as MTNVPFPLEQAEDTILRGLKDFQLATVEHIDSLYRKGQKRVLVSDEVGLGKTLIAQGMIAKVGRLRHEEGDTLFKVIYICSNAAIAGQNLNKLSVYKSVDSKDTTTTHAARLSMQHLAIFQQEQETLGKKHYIQLIPLTPDTSFNITTGTGTVHERALIFSILSHLPYLQDHLSALEELLTDCATVSWARCAQEYRKQVESCNATSNGDYLKYMHGQIAAHMGTPSNASSLLAHLVTHCELIAQKRANTAEGRRLIGKLRVMFARISLERLEPDFVIMDEFQRFKHLLHPDMETEAGMLVNKFFSTNSARILLLSATPYKLYSTLEEIEENKQEDEHYKEFLEVMDFLQGDAGKKATFNNIWSNYSLALRSFSKGDRTFVQVKKKAENAMFETMCRTERISAQTGSDIIDTSAVSDVVPSVADIQTYLQMHELLEEIDSGRRVPVDYVKSCPYLLSFMQGYQVKEHIQKCLKDNPRLTAKANKSTLWLKRTDVEKFKVVPPNNARLACVQGAAFEQQAENLLWIPPSCPYYPLTGAFSGKQQFSKMLIFSSWQMVPRMLATMLSYEAERKNISKIAKKYRKAKQESRYFTSEGRGKRYPLAKLNFSVSQKEPKGMALFCLLYPSKSLADCFSPLATLNSKLDLKALEKNVGQAIRELLRPLAVFQGKSTRPDARWYYLAPLLMDGPEYARAWLANGAELTRQTETDDDNLEGKNKDGLKGFMRHVEELQRLLKQAFDDENDPLLLGAQPADLITVLTNMAIASPAVCLYRTYQSICPEADVGVMASQVAAVLRNRLNTPESTAVIEANFGKSEEAHWKNVLTYCVQGNLQAVFDEYAHILVEFNGLRGTLDILASLHTLIIESMHVHTASYAIDTFSALENRIKGGQSRRFNIRSHFAVSFTKSEGRGRGESDRKEAVRKSFNSPFRPFVLVTTSIGQEGLDFHYYCRKIVHWNLPSNPIDLEQREGRISRYKCLAIRQNIALRYGEIRFKKDPWSEMFAEADRKERGPGESELIPYWGLSARDDMIKIERIVPRYAFSRDISSYERLIKILSLYRLTLGQARQEELLESLLASCDDAEQLKELFINISPFYRRA; from the coding sequence ATGACTAATGTTCCTTTCCCTCTTGAGCAGGCTGAAGATACCATACTGCGGGGGCTGAAAGATTTTCAGCTCGCTACAGTAGAGCATATAGACTCGTTGTATAGAAAAGGTCAAAAAAGAGTACTGGTGTCCGATGAGGTAGGATTAGGGAAAACACTGATCGCCCAGGGCATGATCGCAAAAGTGGGGAGGCTGCGGCATGAGGAAGGCGATACTCTCTTCAAGGTGATCTATATTTGCTCAAATGCTGCAATCGCCGGGCAAAATCTTAATAAACTAAGCGTATACAAGAGCGTTGATAGCAAAGACACTACAACGACGCATGCAGCCCGTCTTTCAATGCAGCATCTGGCCATCTTTCAGCAGGAACAGGAAACTCTGGGAAAAAAACACTACATCCAGCTGATTCCGCTTACGCCAGACACCTCGTTCAATATTACCACTGGAACAGGAACAGTGCATGAGCGAGCGCTGATATTCAGCATTCTCAGTCATCTGCCCTATCTGCAAGACCACCTGTCGGCACTGGAAGAGCTGCTAACCGACTGCGCCACTGTAAGCTGGGCTCGCTGCGCCCAAGAGTACAGGAAACAGGTCGAAAGCTGCAATGCCACATCCAACGGGGACTATCTCAAATACATGCATGGGCAGATAGCCGCACACATGGGAACCCCTAGCAACGCATCATCGCTCCTAGCCCATTTGGTCACCCACTGCGAATTGATCGCGCAAAAACGTGCCAACACAGCGGAAGGAAGACGCCTTATCGGCAAGCTGCGCGTCATGTTCGCCCGGATCAGTCTAGAGCGCCTAGAGCCAGATTTTGTTATTATGGATGAATTTCAGCGCTTTAAACACCTGCTCCATCCAGATATGGAAACGGAAGCAGGCATGCTGGTAAACAAGTTTTTTTCCACTAATAGTGCGCGAATACTGCTTTTATCGGCCACTCCTTACAAATTGTACTCTACCTTAGAGGAAATTGAGGAAAACAAACAGGAGGATGAGCACTACAAAGAATTTTTGGAAGTGATGGATTTTCTTCAGGGTGACGCAGGGAAAAAGGCTACGTTCAACAATATATGGAGCAACTACTCCCTTGCCTTACGCTCTTTTTCCAAGGGCGACAGAACCTTTGTCCAGGTGAAAAAAAAAGCGGAAAACGCCATGTTCGAGACCATGTGCCGCACGGAACGAATCTCAGCGCAGACGGGTTCGGATATCATCGACACCTCCGCTGTAAGTGATGTTGTGCCTTCTGTGGCGGATATACAAACCTATTTGCAAATGCATGAACTACTGGAGGAAATTGATAGTGGCAGACGCGTGCCAGTTGATTACGTCAAGTCATGTCCGTATCTGCTTTCCTTCATGCAAGGCTACCAAGTAAAAGAGCATATTCAAAAATGTTTAAAAGACAATCCACGTTTGACCGCCAAGGCGAACAAAAGCACGTTGTGGCTCAAGCGGACCGATGTCGAAAAATTCAAGGTGGTTCCACCGAACAACGCTCGCTTGGCCTGCGTTCAAGGGGCAGCATTTGAGCAGCAGGCAGAAAACCTTCTCTGGATACCTCCATCATGCCCATACTACCCGTTGACTGGGGCATTCAGCGGGAAGCAACAGTTTTCCAAAATGCTGATTTTCTCCTCTTGGCAAATGGTGCCACGCATGCTTGCGACGATGCTTTCATATGAAGCAGAACGAAAAAACATTAGCAAAATTGCCAAAAAATACAGAAAAGCCAAACAAGAATCCCGCTACTTCACCAGCGAGGGAAGAGGGAAACGCTACCCGCTGGCCAAGCTAAATTTCTCGGTCTCACAGAAAGAGCCAAAGGGTATGGCCCTATTCTGCTTGCTTTATCCGTCTAAGAGCCTCGCCGATTGTTTCAGTCCTCTCGCTACGCTGAACAGTAAGCTAGACCTCAAAGCACTTGAAAAAAACGTTGGACAGGCTATCCGGGAACTCCTAAGGCCGCTTGCTGTATTCCAAGGCAAGAGCACAAGACCGGATGCACGGTGGTACTACCTCGCCCCCCTGCTCATGGATGGCCCGGAGTACGCGCGGGCTTGGCTCGCTAACGGGGCCGAGTTGACCCGGCAGACGGAAACCGATGATGACAATCTGGAAGGCAAGAACAAAGACGGACTAAAAGGATTCATGCGCCATGTGGAAGAATTGCAAAGGCTTCTAAAACAGGCGTTTGATGACGAGAATGACCCCTTGCTCCTTGGAGCGCAACCGGCTGATCTCATAACAGTTCTAACCAATATGGCCATCGCCTCTCCGGCAGTGTGCCTGTATCGCACATATCAGTCCATCTGTCCCGAAGCGGATGTAGGGGTGATGGCAAGCCAAGTCGCTGCCGTGCTCAGAAACCGCCTGAACACTCCCGAATCAACCGCCGTTATCGAAGCTAACTTTGGCAAGTCTGAGGAAGCACATTGGAAAAACGTACTCACGTATTGTGTGCAAGGTAATCTTCAGGCCGTTTTTGACGAATACGCACATATTCTTGTTGAATTCAATGGGTTGAGGGGAACGCTAGACATACTCGCATCTCTTCATACACTGATTATTGAGTCAATGCACGTCCACACAGCCTCTTATGCCATAGACACCTTCAGCGCATTGGAAAATCGGATAAAAGGAGGACAATCTCGCAGATTCAATATTCGCAGTCACTTTGCCGTATCCTTTACCAAAAGCGAGGGCAGAGGCAGGGGTGAAAGCGACCGCAAGGAAGCGGTTCGCAAATCGTTCAACTCGCCTTTCAGGCCATTTGTTCTGGTCACAACTTCCATTGGACAGGAAGGGCTAGATTTTCATTATTACTGCCGTAAGATAGTTCACTGGAATCTGCCATCCAACCCCATCGACCTTGAACAACGGGAGGGGCGTATCAGCAGGTATAAATGCCTTGCTATCCGACAGAATATCGCTCTGCGATACGGAGAAATACGCTTCAAAAAAGACCCCTGGTCCGAAATGTTTGCCGAAGCGGACCGAAAAGAACGCGGCCCAGGAGAATCAGAGCTCATTCCCTATTGGGGGCTATCTGCGCGTGATGATATGATCAAAATAGAACGCATCGTGCCCAGATACGCCTTCAGCCGGGATATCTCTTCATACGAAAGGTTAATTAAAATCCTTTCGCTTTATCGCCTGACCTTGGGGCAAGCCAGGCAAGAAGAACTTCTAGAGTCCCTGCTTGCTTCTTGCGACGATGCCGAGCAGTTGAAAGAACTGTTTATCAACATTAGCCCCTTTTATAGGAGAGCGTAA
- a CDS encoding DEAD/DEAH box helicase yields MSRPFFNRSLAELEQIFEQRSDDPQFRKQLHDELAYRTTQRAERLKKQLTALEESTAHVSSKNAVENKLAPTPAKGKNITTQNVPLSAVDVRPAPEKIQPRIEAPQETNETLAIHPVEPMSLNLPPIVDDFHTYSGPESVLNAWTAIEVLSPVTFLKPDSLGDGSSYSVVKFSKGLMPWEDGQKRYRKGYRLYYQVILGTISMEPAIDALLKVYTDTRAQRPATRGEAVLASVMVDTEGHLAGQNPLVISSFGWGVPVALTGNMRSLEQWPLAEQKLIEALTEKLTVQDEGGNLLPLTAHHIAEAFTWLTGTLSLPPDIVNKPYFALGSFQWNPLPDAPDPVLLNSFYLKDLAWAKAMARAGTLPANMKRYFGVTAPEARWNLMHSNDAVRRVLAPSKFPVASWPGKGRYPLAPLQQCAVNIALSDLKNGGLLAVNGPPGTGKTTLLRDIVAAIVTERAKVLATYADPEKAFRTTGHKFKRGNAFLHMYAVDKKLRGFEIVVASSNNKAVENVSVELPGRNAVAEDSFAEGYFCTVASALFSEDAWGVISAVLGNAKNRSEFRKTFWWDQDCGMLGYLKYACGTPVYYTDDNGVQCTPRIIQQEKPPMNHEEALLRWENARKHFLQTQAKVESSLASLQKIHDLYDSICRRHTEINNAREELPVLEKQLAPLENFFLLNQSAFSKKETIFSAATEQYKSVAAGKPGFFSSLFSRERYRFWLTTLEQAAQELQHTRKEYLQAKSDLEAVIAQKKALSERIQERTKAIQILSWELEKETEEYAKLAARHTGAFVDASFFFKSHEERQITPPWLDAQTARLRGDLFEAALALQKAFVDGAAQKIRHNCNIFLENYGSKSLGSPKKDSFIADLWTTFFMVVPVVSTTFASVGSMLSGLGQEDLGWLLIDEAGQALPQAAVGALMRTKRAIVVGDPLQIEPIVVLPESLTEKICDNFSVDCAIYNPPGASVQTLADRATGYIGSFETQFGTREVGVPLLVHRRCAEPMFSISNAVAYENLMVQAKRSQPSSILEVAGPSRWLHVAGNAQGKWCPQEGQSTLQLLQTIRTGGCEPDVYIVTPFVDVQNGLRSLLATSPILSGWVPEPRAWVKERVGTVHTVQGREAEAVIFVLGAPEAGQNGARIWAGKSPNLLNVAVTRAKEAVYVIGNATAWKDCGVFQTLYRRLIH; encoded by the coding sequence ATGAGCAGACCGTTCTTCAATCGTAGCCTTGCCGAGCTTGAACAAATTTTTGAGCAGCGGTCAGATGACCCTCAATTTCGTAAGCAACTGCACGATGAATTGGCATATAGAACAACTCAGCGGGCGGAGCGCTTGAAAAAACAGCTGACTGCACTGGAAGAATCAACAGCGCATGTCTCCAGCAAAAATGCTGTGGAGAATAAGCTCGCTCCGACACCTGCGAAGGGAAAAAATATAACAACGCAAAATGTGCCGCTTAGCGCTGTGGACGTCAGGCCTGCACCTGAAAAAATTCAACCAAGGATAGAAGCACCTCAAGAGACAAACGAAACTCTGGCTATCCATCCTGTTGAACCGATGTCGCTTAACCTGCCGCCGATAGTGGACGACTTCCATACATATTCTGGCCCAGAGTCAGTATTAAATGCTTGGACAGCTATAGAAGTTTTATCCCCGGTTACTTTTCTGAAGCCTGATTCTCTAGGGGATGGAAGCTCTTACAGCGTTGTTAAGTTTTCCAAAGGTCTGATGCCATGGGAAGACGGACAAAAGCGGTATCGTAAGGGGTACCGCCTTTACTATCAGGTTATTCTGGGTACCATCTCCATGGAACCTGCGATAGATGCCCTACTTAAGGTTTACACAGACACAAGAGCTCAGCGCCCGGCTACGAGAGGCGAAGCCGTGCTGGCAAGTGTCATGGTAGATACGGAGGGCCACCTTGCTGGACAAAACCCTTTGGTGATTTCCAGCTTCGGGTGGGGTGTCCCTGTTGCGCTTACAGGTAACATGCGAAGTTTGGAGCAATGGCCGCTAGCTGAACAAAAACTCATTGAGGCACTGACAGAAAAGCTGACCGTTCAAGATGAAGGCGGCAACCTACTCCCGCTTACAGCACATCATATTGCTGAGGCTTTTACCTGGCTGACGGGTACATTGTCGTTACCGCCAGACATTGTAAACAAGCCATATTTTGCCTTAGGCTCATTCCAGTGGAATCCATTGCCGGATGCGCCGGACCCCGTGTTGCTTAACTCGTTTTATCTTAAGGACCTTGCTTGGGCGAAAGCTATGGCTCGAGCCGGAACCCTTCCTGCCAATATGAAACGCTACTTTGGCGTGACAGCACCTGAAGCCCGCTGGAATCTCATGCACAGCAACGATGCTGTCAGGCGGGTTCTTGCTCCGTCCAAGTTCCCCGTGGCCTCTTGGCCCGGCAAAGGGCGTTACCCTTTGGCTCCTTTGCAACAGTGTGCAGTGAATATTGCTCTGAGTGATTTAAAAAATGGAGGCCTTCTGGCTGTTAACGGCCCGCCGGGAACGGGCAAAACAACACTACTTAGAGATATCGTTGCTGCAATTGTCACTGAAAGAGCCAAAGTGCTGGCCACATACGCAGATCCTGAAAAGGCGTTCCGCACTACCGGGCATAAGTTTAAGCGCGGCAACGCATTTCTCCATATGTATGCTGTGGACAAAAAATTACGCGGCTTTGAAATTGTTGTGGCCTCCTCCAATAACAAAGCTGTCGAAAATGTCAGTGTTGAACTACCTGGGCGCAACGCTGTGGCCGAAGACAGTTTTGCAGAGGGATATTTTTGTACGGTCGCCAGTGCATTGTTTTCAGAGGATGCATGGGGAGTGATTAGCGCTGTACTTGGAAATGCCAAGAACCGCTCGGAATTCCGTAAAACATTCTGGTGGGATCAAGATTGCGGGATGCTTGGGTATTTAAAATATGCCTGCGGTACCCCGGTGTATTATACAGATGACAATGGGGTGCAGTGTACCCCGCGCATTATTCAGCAAGAAAAACCTCCGATGAACCACGAGGAGGCATTGCTCCGCTGGGAAAATGCCAGAAAGCATTTCCTGCAGACGCAGGCAAAGGTTGAAAGTAGCCTGGCAAGTCTTCAAAAAATTCATGACCTGTATGACTCAATCTGCCGTCGTCACACAGAAATAAATAATGCTCGTGAAGAGCTACCTGTGCTTGAAAAACAACTTGCGCCTTTAGAAAACTTCTTTTTGCTTAATCAGAGTGCTTTTTCAAAAAAAGAGACCATATTTAGTGCGGCTACTGAGCAATACAAGTCCGTAGCAGCGGGTAAACCTGGATTTTTCAGCAGTTTGTTTTCTCGGGAAAGATATCGTTTTTGGCTTACTACGCTCGAACAGGCAGCACAGGAGTTGCAACATACCAGAAAGGAATATCTGCAGGCAAAAAGTGACCTTGAGGCTGTGATTGCACAAAAAAAAGCTTTATCCGAGCGTATTCAAGAAAGGACCAAAGCTATTCAGATCCTTTCATGGGAATTGGAAAAAGAGACTGAAGAATACGCAAAGTTGGCTGCAAGGCATACAGGAGCATTTGTTGATGCGTCTTTCTTTTTCAAAAGTCATGAAGAACGACAAATAACACCACCTTGGCTTGATGCGCAGACGGCTCGATTGCGAGGGGATTTGTTTGAAGCGGCTTTAGCGCTGCAGAAAGCCTTTGTCGACGGTGCCGCCCAGAAAATACGCCATAATTGCAACATATTTCTTGAAAACTATGGTTCAAAATCTCTCGGCAGCCCCAAAAAGGACTCTTTTATTGCTGACTTGTGGACTACTTTTTTCATGGTAGTTCCTGTTGTTTCAACCACATTTGCCTCAGTGGGGAGCATGCTGTCCGGGCTAGGACAAGAAGACTTAGGCTGGCTGCTTATTGATGAGGCGGGGCAGGCATTGCCACAGGCGGCTGTTGGTGCATTGATGAGGACAAAACGAGCTATTGTGGTGGGTGATCCATTACAAATTGAGCCTATTGTTGTGCTCCCGGAAAGTTTGACAGAAAAAATATGCGACAATTTTTCCGTAGACTGCGCCATCTACAATCCCCCAGGTGCTTCTGTGCAAACCCTTGCGGATCGTGCCACGGGCTATATAGGCAGCTTTGAGACGCAATTCGGCACACGAGAAGTGGGGGTTCCTCTTCTTGTACATCGCAGGTGCGCTGAACCAATGTTCTCCATTTCAAATGCTGTTGCTTATGAAAATTTGATGGTTCAGGCAAAACGCTCTCAACCGTCCTCAATTCTTGAAGTGGCAGGACCTTCGCGTTGGCTGCACGTTGCAGGCAATGCACAGGGGAAATGGTGTCCTCAAGAAGGCCAAAGTACCCTGCAACTATTGCAAACTATACGCACTGGCGGTTGTGAACCCGACGTCTACATTGTCACCCCTTTTGTTGATGTGCAAAACGGTCTCCGTAGCTTGCTGGCGACTTCGCCGATCCTTTCAGGCTGGGTGCCGGAGCCTCGTGCATGGGTAAAGGAGCGTGTCGGCACGGTACATACGGTGCAAGGGCGGGAGGCGGAGGCGGTCATTTTTGTTTTAGGAGCGCCAGAGGCAGGACAAAACGGAGCTCGCATATGGGCTGGGAAGTCCCCGAACTTACTTAATGTGGCCGTTACTCGGGCGAAAGAAGCAGTTTATGTTATTGGTAATGCCACGGCTTGGAAGGATTGCGGTGTGTTTCAGACTCTATATAGACGACTTATTCACTAA